ccctttattatttttattattttttacatatttatatttcgatccatcttttattaaaaaaatttaaaaattgacccGGTGCATGTTAGAATTCTAAACTTACATGTCAAAATTCCGAAATCAAGTATTAGAGAGTATCATAAGAGTTgatcaaatattgaaattacGTGTCAGAGTTTCAAACTCACACATCAGAATTTTGAATTCAAGTATTGAAAAATGCTAGGAAAGTTAATTAGGTATCGTATTTTTCGACACATATTAACTAAATGTAGAACAGTGTCGGACATGTGTCGTGTCCAACAAAACACAAAGACTTCTTGAAAGCGTCAGTGCTTTCGTAGCCTTTGGTAGATGCGCTGGTTACTTTTGACTTGTCAGGAAATAAACAGAactcttagggtgcgtttgtttgcgtttgtttaaaaattgttccgaggaacgaaatagaaaaaagtgtttcgttcactcgggaacaatttctgaacaaaaaacgcgtttagtaaacttgttctaaaacaaaaaataaataaaaacacgtttggtaaatttgtataatttttttatttcttttatttttctattttttttttttttttcctttttttctttttctttttcctttttcttttttcttcttttggccggtcgccggcctcggccatggccggcgaccggccgacgagggccggcggccttgcccgagcacggcgaggctcgccggccccggcgaggccgagctcgcccggcggccgggcgaggctcggcctcgccgggccaccgcccgcgacgccgacctagcggtggctcggcgaggccgagcctcgcccggccgggcgagctcggccttgccggatctgggcgagatcgagctcgcccagccggcgAGCCCGGCCCGACGCGCCGACATCTCgccgggcgggcgagctcgatctcgcccggccaaggcgaggccgaccctcgcctagctacggcgagcctcgccgtgcacaggcgaggccgccggcccctcgtcggccggtcgccggccatggccgaggccggcgaccggcgaaagaaaaagaaagaaaataagaagaaaagaagaaaatttcaaaagtgtttaCGATTTgtgttttcagaaacaagaaacacaaaatttgtgtttcttgtttctgtttctttttgttcgcaggaacaaaagaacaaaaaaataaaaaagtgtttaaaaacaaaaaaaaaaaaagaaatacaaacaaacgcagccttagatGACGCATAGAATGAAGTATGAAAGACAGGGAGGGCCGGAAAAGTAGACTAAAATATGTTCCGTGCGGATCGAGGGCAGACCTGCCCCGAACGATTTACGAGGAACTGGAGTATCGCGTTCTTCTCCAATAGACATCGCCTGATTTCATTGCTTCTTCTCCAttagccatctctctctctctctctctctctctcaccctctccgTCGCTCTCTATGGAAAAGAAACTCGTGCAGTACTTGGTGGTATCAATACAGCCTCTTTCTCTTCCGTTTCATTCCCCTACCAGAGATGGAGATCTCTTGCGAAAACTTCCTTGAACTCTTCTGCATCGACCATGACATGGGCTTGTGCGAGGTGTTGTTTTTGTAGGTGGACGCATTCACCGACACGGCCTTCAAGGGGAACCCGGCGGCGGTGTGTATcttggaagaagagagggacgAAGAGTGGCTGCAGGCGGTAGCCAGGGAGTTCAACTTCTCGGAGACCTGTTACCTGACCGGTGCCTCGAGCTCAGAACTCGCCGGCTCGGGCAAAGGGGGACCGAGCCCGAGGTTTCGGCTCAGGTGGTTCACTCCAGTTGAGGAGGTGAGTGAGTTTCGGAATTCCATCTTCCCAGCGTTGCTTGCTTTAATTCGGCAAGTGCAGGATATACAGTGTGTGGCTAATAAATGACTGAAAGCTCCTTCGTCCTCTTTCCACGCGAACTGCTAAACTTTGCTTTCGTGCTTTTTGGtaactttctttctttatcataGCCAACAAAAATAGCAATTTTTCTGTCATTGACAGGGTTAACGTCCTGGTTTTGTTATGATTCTTTTAATTTGTGATAATTCGCATTTTCTGAGTTTGGCTGCATATAATCAACCATGGATGGCTTGATGAAGAATTCGTCAAAAATTCGATGTCTATTTGTCCTTCGCCGTCTGTTTCATCTCATTACTTTGGACTACTAGTTAATTTGCTAATTGTGCTTGTATTAGATGAAATTATATGCATTACCTGTGTGGGACTACGAATCATGTTGACGTTGTTCGATTGAACTCCAAGTCCGACACCGAGTCTCTGATGTACTTGAGAGATGCCTGCTTCGTCGTCATAATAATCCATCTCCACCAGACTAATCTATGTGATTGCTCTGATGCCTGCTTTTCGATAGTGGCAGTAAACATTGATGTTGATGATTAATCAATTTGATGAAGTGTGTCACATTTAAGTATGGAAGAAATGCTACGGGAAACTGGTTGTCATATTAATCACAAACTTTTCCTTTCAGGTTGACCTCTGCGGTCATGCGACGCTAGCTGCTGCGCACATTCTCTTCACATCTGGGATGGTAGATTCTAACACCATTGAGTTTGTGACGTTATCCGGAATTCTGACTGCTAAAAGGGTTCCCGAAACGAAGTCATCCGACATTTTGAAGGTTCAAGATGGTGATGTGCCCGGGATATGGATCGAATTGGATTTTCCTGTAGTCCCGATTGCTGAAGATGATGCCGAGCGGATTTCATGTGTCACCAAAGTTCTCAATGGCACTTCCATTGTTGAAATCAAGAAGGCGGAAAAGGACGATCATTTCGTAATTCCTCAACTGCAACctgatcattttcttttccccataAATAGTGTTTCGACTACATTGAACCCCTTGCTTCCCCTATGAGGCAATCGTTTTCATTCTGTTGATTCCAGAATTTGTACAGCAGCAGCTGGCGATGAGCTGATTTTCATTAGGAAGAGAGTATTTAATTCCTTCATTTCTACTTTCTTCTGATTATTTTTGCAGATTGTTTTCCCATCAgggaaagaagttgaagaatttCAGCCTAAGTTTGATGAGATACAGAGATGTCCTGGGAGTGGTATCATCATCACAGGATCGGCTCAGCCAGACTCAGGGGATAAATGAGGTATCAAAGTTTGATTTTCATAATTGTTCAGTTAGTTGGTCATACGTCGAAAGCTGAGCCTTTTTGAATGATCCCAAAACTTGGGATAAATGAGGTATCAAAGTTCATACCTTGGAAAGTTTCTTGAAGTATTAATCATAATTGGTTCATCAATTGTTGGATTAGTTGGTCatattacaaacgtttaagctctcaagagactatatgatctaaagtcgcttagactttggaattataaattctacgttCTATCAACCAATTTTATGCtcttaccacaaaaaatcccaaatgaatgaatgatctttttccataagtaaagcttcttcgtatagaaagatcttgtcttcaatcaaatcaatcttgatgtggaatccaaaccggatcactagccgttgtatgattgggcttgagttacgattcatcgaatctggatgtaaagtctgagtcttgagactttacgatatgagtcttgagactttacaacctgggtctttagactttaagtgTACCGTTTGACTTCAGACATAGAGTCTATCTTTCTGGTTTCACTTCAAAGATAGAGtcgtcttctggttcatcattcacgttcaatctggaattAGTCAGATTTGACCCAGGACT
This genomic stretch from Eucalyptus grandis isolate ANBG69807.140 chromosome 3, ASM1654582v1, whole genome shotgun sequence harbors:
- the LOC104437469 gene encoding uncharacterized isomerase BH0283, whose protein sequence is MEKKLVQYLVVDAFTDTAFKGNPAAVCILEEERDEEWLQAVAREFNFSETCYLTGASSSELAGSGKGGPSPRFRLRWFTPVEEVDLCGHATLAAAHILFTSGMVDSNTIEFVTLSGILTAKRVPETKSSDILKVQDGDVPGIWIELDFPVVPIAEDDAERISCVTKVLNGTSIVEIKKAEKDDHFIVFPSGKEVEEFQPKFDEIQRCPGSGIIITGSAQPDSGDKHSAHCALAPYWSEKLGKKDLVALQASPRGGVVKVHLDEQNQRVSLRGKAVTVMRGSLLV